A window of the Pseudomonas gozinkensis genome harbors these coding sequences:
- a CDS encoding HAD family hydrolase, with translation MSLAVLRNWVFDMDGTLTVAVHDFAAIRVALAIPPEDDILTHLAALPAEEAAAKHAWLLEHERDLALGSTPAVGAVALVRDLHARGYRLGILTRNARELAHVTLEAIGLADCFAVEDVLGRDEAQPKPHPGGLLKLSEAWQVPASEMVMVGDYRFDLDCGRAAGTHTVLVNLPDNPWPELTDWHAKDCVELRRMLFA, from the coding sequence ATGAGTCTGGCGGTTTTGCGGAACTGGGTGTTCGACATGGACGGCACCCTGACCGTCGCCGTGCACGACTTCGCGGCGATCCGCGTGGCGCTGGCGATCCCGCCGGAGGATGACATCCTCACCCATCTCGCGGCATTGCCCGCCGAGGAAGCAGCGGCGAAACATGCGTGGCTGCTGGAACATGAGCGGGATCTGGCGCTCGGTTCGACACCGGCAGTTGGCGCGGTGGCGCTGGTGCGCGACCTGCATGCGCGCGGTTATCGTCTCGGCATCCTGACCCGCAATGCGCGGGAGCTGGCCCACGTGACGCTGGAGGCCATCGGCCTTGCGGACTGCTTCGCGGTGGAGGATGTGCTGGGCCGCGATGAAGCACAGCCAAAACCGCATCCGGGTGGCCTGCTGAAACTGTCTGAAGCCTGGCAAGTGCCGGCGAGCGAGATGGTGATGGTCGGTGATTACCGGTTTGATCTTGATTGCGGCCGCGCGGCGGGCACTCACACGGTGCTGGTTAACCTGCCGGATAATCCGTGGCCGGAGCTGACCGATTGGCATGCGAAGGATTGTGTGGAGTTGCGGCGGATGTTGTTCGCCTGA
- a CDS encoding histone deacetylase family protein, which produces MPLPLIYHEDYSPEFPADHRFPMDKFRLLRDHLVDSGLTRDEDLLRPELCPADILALAHDRSYIERYMSGELSREDQRRLGLPWNEALARRTVRAVGGSILAAEKALEHGLACHLAGGTHHAHYDYPAGFCIFNDLAIISHYLLQSGRVNRVLIFDCDVHQGDGTARILHNTPEAITVSLHCEKNFPARKAESDWDIPLPNGMGDADYLKVVDDALNYLLPLYQPDLVLYDAGVDVHKDDALGYLQLTDEGVAARDESVMRHCLGRDIPVVGVIGGGYSKDRHALARRHGILHHSAQRVWQSSGCH; this is translated from the coding sequence ATGCCATTGCCGTTGATCTACCACGAAGACTACAGCCCCGAGTTTCCGGCGGATCACCGCTTTCCCATGGACAAGTTCCGGCTGCTGCGCGATCACCTGGTGGACAGCGGCCTGACCCGCGACGAAGACCTGCTGCGCCCTGAACTGTGCCCTGCCGACATTCTCGCCCTGGCCCATGACCGCAGTTATATCGAGCGCTACATGAGTGGCGAGTTGTCCCGCGAAGACCAGCGGCGCCTCGGCCTGCCGTGGAACGAAGCTCTGGCCCGACGCACGGTGCGGGCGGTCGGCGGTTCGATTCTGGCAGCGGAAAAAGCCCTGGAGCATGGCCTGGCCTGTCATCTCGCCGGCGGTACTCATCACGCCCACTACGACTACCCCGCCGGGTTCTGCATCTTCAATGACCTGGCGATCATCAGCCACTACCTGCTGCAAAGCGGCCGGGTGAACCGGGTGCTGATCTTCGACTGCGACGTGCATCAGGGCGACGGCACTGCACGAATTCTGCACAACACCCCGGAAGCGATCACCGTTTCCCTGCACTGCGAAAAGAACTTTCCTGCACGCAAGGCCGAAAGCGACTGGGACATTCCGCTGCCCAACGGCATGGGCGACGCCGATTACCTGAAAGTGGTCGACGATGCGCTCAACTATCTGCTGCCGCTGTATCAGCCGGATCTGGTGCTGTACGACGCCGGCGTCGATGTGCACAAGGACGACGCCCTCGGTTATCTGCAACTGACCGATGAAGGCGTCGCCGCCCGCGATGAAAGCGTGATGCGCCACTGCCTGGGCCGCGACATCCCGGTGGTCGGGGTGATCGGCGGCGGTTACAGCAAGGATCGCCACGCCCTCGCCCGCCGCCACGGCATCCTGCATCACAGTGCGCAGCGTGTCTGGCAGTCATCGGGTTGTCATTGA
- a CDS encoding TIGR03862 family flavoprotein encodes MTQIHATSSAHVAIIGGGPAGLMAAEVLSQAGVRVDLYDGMPSVGRKFLLAGVGGMNITHSEAYPAFLSRYAERAPNIAPLLRAFDADALCRWIHELGIETFIGSSGRVFPTDMKAAPLLRAWLKRLRDSGVVIHTRHRWLGWDENGALRIDSPEGEKTLNPDATLLALGGGSWSRLGSDGAWMLPLEQRGVGLAPLQPSNCGFEVQAWSEVMVSKFAGAPLKNIAIGLNDDVPRLGECVITATGIEGSLIYALSAPIREAINVHGAATIHIDLLPGRPVDKLQAALSKPRGSRSMAKHLHSQVGIDGVKAALLRELTDAATFADPALLARAIKALPLTLVKTRPLDEAISSAGGVTFEAMDERMMLKALPGVFCAGEMVDWEAPTGGYLLTACFASGRAAGFGMAQWLQRKG; translated from the coding sequence ATGACCCAGATTCACGCCACCTCCTCCGCTCACGTCGCCATCATCGGCGGTGGCCCCGCCGGCCTGATGGCCGCCGAAGTGCTGAGCCAGGCCGGAGTCCGCGTCGATCTGTACGACGGCATGCCCTCGGTGGGCCGCAAGTTCCTGCTGGCCGGGGTCGGCGGCATGAATATCACCCATTCCGAAGCCTACCCGGCCTTCCTCTCGCGCTACGCTGAACGCGCCCCGAACATCGCCCCGTTGCTGCGCGCGTTCGACGCCGATGCGCTGTGCCGCTGGATTCACGAGCTGGGGATCGAAACCTTCATCGGCAGCTCCGGCCGGGTGTTCCCCACCGACATGAAAGCCGCGCCATTGTTGCGCGCCTGGCTCAAGCGCCTGCGCGACAGCGGCGTGGTTATCCACACCCGCCACCGCTGGCTCGGCTGGGATGAAAACGGCGCGCTGCGCATCGACAGCCCGGAAGGCGAGAAAACCCTCAACCCCGACGCCACCCTGCTCGCCCTCGGCGGCGGCAGTTGGTCGCGACTGGGTTCCGACGGCGCGTGGATGCTGCCGCTGGAGCAACGCGGTGTAGGACTGGCGCCCTTGCAGCCAAGCAATTGCGGCTTCGAGGTGCAGGCCTGGAGCGAAGTGATGGTCAGCAAATTCGCCGGCGCGCCGCTGAAAAATATCGCCATCGGTTTGAACGACGACGTTCCGCGTTTGGGTGAATGTGTGATTACCGCGACCGGCATCGAGGGCAGTCTGATTTATGCCCTGTCGGCGCCGATTCGTGAGGCGATCAATGTGCACGGTGCCGCGACCATTCACATCGACCTGCTGCCCGGCCGACCTGTGGATAAATTGCAGGCGGCATTGAGCAAACCACGGGGATCACGCTCGATGGCCAAGCATCTGCACAGTCAGGTCGGGATTGATGGGGTGAAAGCGGCGCTGTTACGTGAACTCACCGATGCTGCGACGTTTGCCGATCCGGCGTTGTTGGCCCGGGCGATCAAGGCTTTGCCGCTGACGCTGGTGAAAACCCGTCCGCTGGACGAAGCGATCAGCAGCGCGGGCGGAGTGACGTTCGAGGCGATGGATGAGCGGATGATGCTCAAGGCGTTGCCGGGGGTGTTTTGTGCGGGGGAGATGGTCGACTGGGAAGCGCCGACTGGGGGGTATTTGCTGACGGCGTGTTTTGCCAGTGGCCGGGCGGCGGGGTTTGGGATGGCGCAGTGGTTGCAGCGCAAAGGTTAA
- a CDS encoding DEAD/DEAH box helicase — translation MTFATLGLIEPLLRSLEKLGYQTPTPVQAQAIPAVLAGRDLMAAAQTGTGKTAGFALPLLQLLAMEGPKVTANSVRALILVPTRELAEQVHEAVRQYAENLPLRTYAVYGGVSINPQMMKLRGGVDLLVATPGRLLDLFRQNALKFNQLQTLVLDEADRMLDLGFSEELANIYRALPKKRQTLLFSATFSDDIRLLAGQMLNDPQSIEVSPRNVAANTVKQWVVTVDKKRKPELFVHLMRKNKWKQVLVFAKTRNGVDALVEKLQGLGVNADGIHGDKPQATRQRALDRFKASEVQILVATDVAARGLDIEDLPLVVNFDLPIVAEDYIHRIGRTGRAGSTGEAISLVCADEVNMLSAIEMLTRSTLKREVEPDFVPEHRVPDTDASGQVIKKPKKPKKPKASGGGGGKRNLGKWVDSGETQAPEPSIKPVRKVPVFNTGPRKRKP, via the coding sequence ATGACTTTCGCCACCCTTGGCCTGATCGAACCCTTGCTGCGCTCCCTCGAGAAGCTCGGCTACCAGACCCCGACGCCGGTGCAGGCGCAGGCCATTCCGGCCGTGCTGGCCGGTCGCGACCTGATGGCCGCGGCCCAGACCGGCACCGGCAAGACCGCCGGTTTTGCCTTGCCGCTGCTGCAACTGCTGGCGATGGAAGGGCCGAAAGTCACCGCCAACTCGGTGCGTGCGCTGATTCTGGTGCCGACCCGCGAGCTGGCCGAACAAGTCCACGAAGCCGTGCGCCAGTACGCCGAAAACCTGCCATTGCGCACTTATGCGGTGTACGGCGGCGTCAGCATCAACCCGCAGATGATGAAGCTGCGCGGCGGTGTCGATCTGCTGGTCGCGACGCCGGGCCGTCTGCTCGACCTGTTCCGCCAGAACGCGCTGAAGTTCAATCAGCTGCAAACCCTGGTGCTGGACGAAGCCGACCGCATGCTCGACCTGGGCTTTTCCGAAGAGCTGGCGAACATTTACCGCGCGCTGCCGAAGAAACGTCAGACGCTGCTGTTCTCCGCGACCTTCTCCGATGACATCCGCCTGCTGGCCGGGCAGATGCTCAACGATCCGCAGAGCATCGAAGTCAGCCCGCGCAACGTTGCCGCCAACACCGTCAAGCAATGGGTGGTGACGGTGGACAAGAAGCGCAAGCCGGAACTGTTCGTGCACCTGATGCGCAAGAACAAGTGGAAGCAGGTGCTGGTGTTCGCCAAGACCCGTAATGGTGTGGACGCGCTGGTCGAGAAACTTCAGGGCCTGGGCGTGAACGCCGACGGCATCCACGGCGACAAGCCGCAAGCGACCCGGCAGCGGGCGCTGGATCGCTTCAAGGCCAGCGAAGTGCAGATTCTGGTGGCCACTGATGTTGCTGCCCGTGGTCTGGATATCGAAGACCTGCCATTGGTGGTCAACTTTGACCTGCCGATCGTCGCTGAGGATTACATTCACCGTATCGGCCGGACTGGCCGCGCGGGTTCGACCGGTGAGGCGATTTCGCTGGTGTGTGCCGATGAAGTGAACATGTTGTCGGCGATTGAAATGCTGACTCGCAGCACGTTGAAGCGTGAGGTTGAGCCGGATTTTGTGCCGGAGCACCGCGTGCCGGACACCGATGCCAGTGGACAGGTGATCAAGAAGCCGAAGAAACCGAAAAAGCCCAAGGCTTCCGGTGGTGGCGGTGGCAAGCGCAATCTGGGCAAGTGGGTGGACAGCGGCGAGACCCAGGCGCCGGAGCCTTCGATCAAGCCTGTGCGCAAGGTGCCGGTATTCAATACCGGGCCGCGCAAGCGTAAGCCTTGA
- the ypfJ gene encoding KPN_02809 family neutral zinc metallopeptidase, translating into MLWKKGRRSDNVVDARGDDMGGGGGMRFGGGKGLSLGAILLIVGIGWITGQDPLQILGQLTGQMTEQSAPTSQTRQAPPANDEQAEFVRSILGDTEDTWGAIFQQAGRQYKDPTLVLFSNRVNSACGLATSATGPFYCPADQKVYLDMAFFQEMAQRFKAAGDFAQAYVIAHEVGHHVQTLLGVSAKIQTARQQGRQMEGDGGLLVRQELQADCLAGVWAYNAQKRLNWLEPGDIEEALNAANAIGDDRLQQQGQGRVVPDSFTHGTSAQRVRWFKTGFAQGQVGQCDTFAAKNL; encoded by the coding sequence ATGCTATGGAAAAAAGGCCGACGCAGTGACAACGTCGTCGATGCCCGTGGCGATGACATGGGCGGTGGTGGCGGCATGCGTTTCGGCGGTGGCAAGGGCCTGAGCCTCGGGGCGATCCTGCTGATCGTCGGCATCGGCTGGATCACCGGGCAGGACCCGCTGCAGATCCTCGGCCAGCTCACCGGGCAGATGACCGAACAATCGGCCCCCACTTCGCAAACCCGTCAGGCGCCGCCGGCCAACGATGAACAGGCCGAATTCGTGCGCTCGATCCTCGGCGACACCGAAGACACCTGGGGCGCGATCTTCCAGCAGGCTGGCCGGCAATATAAGGATCCGACCCTGGTGCTGTTCAGCAATCGGGTCAATTCCGCCTGCGGTCTGGCAACCTCGGCCACTGGCCCGTTCTATTGCCCGGCGGACCAGAAGGTCTATCTGGACATGGCGTTCTTCCAGGAAATGGCCCAGCGCTTCAAGGCCGCCGGCGACTTCGCCCAGGCCTACGTGATCGCTCACGAAGTCGGACACCATGTGCAGACGCTTCTGGGCGTCTCGGCGAAAATTCAGACAGCCCGCCAGCAAGGCCGGCAGATGGAAGGTGACGGCGGTCTGCTGGTGCGTCAGGAACTGCAAGCCGACTGCCTGGCCGGGGTCTGGGCCTATAACGCGCAAAAGCGTCTGAACTGGCTGGAACCGGGCGACATCGAAGAAGCCTTGAACGCGGCGAACGCCATCGGTGATGATCGCCTGCAACAACAGGGTCAGGGCCGCGTGGTGCCGGACTCGTTCACTCACGGAACGTCGGCGCAAAGGGTGCGCTGGTTCAAAACCGGATTCGCCCAGGGCCAGGTCGGCCAGTGCGATACCTTTGCGGCGAAAAACCTGTAA
- a CDS encoding GNAT family N-acetyltransferase: MEPILELESARLLMRQWQDEDLPAFAAMCADPQVMRYFPAPLSRLESAALIGRVRGHFAEHGYGLWALERKDTGEFIGFTGLGVVGFDAPFTPAVEIGWRLAKEHWGLGYASEAAWTALRCGFDRVALNEVVSFTSETNLPSQKVMQAIGMHHAPQDDFDHPRLADGHPLRRHVLYRITREQWLETLHG, from the coding sequence ATGGAACCGATACTGGAGCTGGAAAGCGCAAGGCTGCTGATGCGCCAATGGCAGGACGAGGATTTGCCGGCGTTCGCGGCCATGTGCGCCGACCCGCAGGTGATGCGCTACTTCCCCGCGCCCTTGAGCCGGCTGGAAAGCGCCGCGCTGATCGGCCGGGTGCGCGGGCATTTTGCCGAGCACGGTTACGGCCTGTGGGCGCTGGAGCGCAAGGACACTGGCGAGTTCATCGGTTTTACCGGGCTCGGCGTGGTCGGCTTCGATGCGCCGTTCACGCCGGCGGTGGAAATCGGCTGGCGTCTGGCCAAGGAACACTGGGGCCTGGGTTATGCCAGCGAAGCGGCGTGGACCGCGCTGCGTTGCGGCTTTGACCGGGTGGCGCTGAATGAAGTGGTGTCGTTCACCAGCGAGACCAATCTGCCGTCGCAGAAAGTCATGCAGGCGATCGGCATGCACCACGCCCCGCAGGATGATTTCGACCACCCGCGTCTCGCGGACGGTCACCCGTTACGTCGACATGTGCTGTACCGCATCACGAGGGAGCAGTGGCTGGAAACCTTGCATGGATAA
- the tesB gene encoding acyl-CoA thioesterase II: MSQVLEDLVDLLTLEPIEENLFRGRSQDLGFRQLFGGQVLGQSLSAASQTVEETRHVHSMHGYFLRPGDAKLPVVYSVDRVRDGGSFSTRRVTAIQKGHPIFTCSASFQYDEEGFEHQSQMPQVVGPENLPSELELTQQRAHLIPEHMREKLLCPKPIEVRPVTEKDPYNPQPADPIKYVWFRADGALADIPALHKYLLAYASDFGLLTTSMLPHGKSVWQKDMQVASLDHALWFHNDLRADDWLLYAMDSPWAGNSRGFSRGSVFNRAGQLVASVTQEGLIRHRKDWA, from the coding sequence ATGAGCCAAGTGTTGGAAGATCTGGTGGATCTGCTGACCCTCGAACCGATCGAGGAAAACCTGTTCCGTGGTCGCAGCCAGGATCTGGGCTTTCGCCAGTTGTTCGGCGGCCAGGTGCTCGGCCAGTCGCTGTCGGCGGCCAGTCAGACCGTTGAAGAAACCCGTCATGTGCATTCGATGCACGGTTATTTCCTGCGTCCGGGCGATGCCAAGTTGCCGGTGGTCTACTCGGTTGACCGCGTGCGCGACGGCGGCAGTTTCAGCACCCGCCGCGTGACCGCGATCCAGAAGGGCCACCCGATTTTCACCTGCAGCGCTTCGTTCCAGTACGACGAAGAAGGCTTCGAACACCAGAGCCAGATGCCGCAAGTGGTCGGCCCGGAGAACCTGCCGTCGGAGCTGGAACTGACCCAGCAACGCGCGCACCTGATCCCGGAACACATGCGCGAAAAACTGCTGTGCCCGAAGCCGATCGAAGTGCGCCCGGTCACTGAAAAGGATCCGTACAACCCGCAGCCGGCGGACCCGATCAAGTACGTGTGGTTCCGTGCCGACGGCGCGTTGGCCGACATCCCGGCACTGCACAAATACCTGCTGGCCTACGCCTCGGACTTCGGTCTGCTGACCACCTCGATGCTGCCGCACGGCAAATCGGTCTGGCAGAAAGACATGCAGGTCGCCAGCCTCGACCACGCGTTGTGGTTCCACAATGACCTGCGGGCCGATGACTGGTTGCTCTACGCCATGGACAGTCCGTGGGCCGGCAACTCGCGCGGTTTCTCCCGTGGCAGCGTGTTCAACCGCGCCGGGCAACTGGTCGCTTCGGTGACTCAGGAAGGCCTGATCCGTCATCGCAAGGACTGGGCATGA
- a CDS encoding FAD-dependent oxidoreductase: MSALPDIDCDVLVVGSGAAGLSAAVTAAWHGLKVIVVEKDPVFGGATAWSGGWAWVPCNPLARRAGIVEDVELPRTYLRHELGGHYDPAMIDAFLEAGPRMVAFFEQHTALQFADGNAIADIHGESPGAGTGGRSVIAAPYDGRKVGRLLKRLRTTMRETSFMGMPIMAGADLSAFLNLTRSLSAAWHVTRRFTRHLLDLALHGRAMQLVNGVALVARLAKSAEDLGVLLWESAPVTELLRDESRITGARVNTTKGPVNVHARKAVVLAAGGFANDIERRKDLFPRTPTGHEHWALPPLAVNGDGLRLGETAGGRVNTDVASTVAWAPVSQVPHSDGSIGHFPHIIERGKPGVIGVLRNGQRFVNEANGYYDYVSAMVAAAPEGEEVASWLICTRAFQRRYGLGMSRPFPVPVSGFIRSGYLKTGNTLEELATACGIDPKGLRATVDDYNHPARHGEDPLFGRGSTPYNRKQGDPAQQPNPCVAPIEQGPFYAVKVQPGCFGTFAGLKVNPHAQVLDAEDRPIAGLYAAGGDMASIMGGHYPAGGINLGPALTFGYIAARHMAGVTAFEQEIDHAAHR; the protein is encoded by the coding sequence ATGTCTGCCCTTCCCGATATCGACTGCGACGTTCTGGTGGTCGGCTCCGGCGCCGCCGGTTTGTCGGCCGCCGTCACCGCCGCCTGGCATGGCTTGAAGGTCATCGTGGTGGAGAAGGATCCGGTGTTCGGCGGCGCCACCGCGTGGTCCGGCGGCTGGGCGTGGGTGCCGTGCAATCCGCTGGCCCGGCGCGCCGGGATCGTGGAAGACGTGGAATTGCCGCGCACCTATCTGCGCCACGAACTCGGCGGGCACTACGACCCGGCCATGATCGACGCCTTCCTTGAAGCCGGCCCGCGCATGGTGGCGTTCTTCGAACAGCACACCGCCCTGCAATTTGCCGACGGCAACGCCATCGCCGACATCCACGGCGAATCACCGGGCGCCGGCACCGGCGGACGCTCGGTGATTGCCGCGCCCTATGACGGACGAAAGGTCGGGCGCCTGCTCAAGCGTCTTCGCACAACCATGCGAGAAACTTCGTTCATGGGCATGCCGATCATGGCCGGCGCGGACCTGTCGGCGTTTCTCAATCTGACTCGCTCGTTGTCGGCGGCCTGGCACGTGACCCGGCGTTTCACCCGCCACCTGCTGGACCTGGCGCTGCACGGCCGGGCGATGCAACTGGTCAACGGCGTGGCGCTGGTGGCCCGGCTGGCGAAGTCCGCCGAAGACCTCGGCGTACTGCTGTGGGAGTCGGCGCCGGTGACTGAACTGCTGCGCGACGAATCACGCATCACCGGCGCTCGCGTGAACACCACAAAAGGCCCGGTCAATGTCCATGCGCGCAAAGCCGTGGTGCTCGCGGCCGGCGGGTTCGCCAATGACATCGAGCGGCGCAAAGACTTGTTCCCTCGCACGCCCACCGGTCATGAACATTGGGCGCTGCCTCCGCTGGCAGTCAATGGCGACGGACTGCGACTGGGCGAAACCGCCGGGGGCCGGGTCAATACCGATGTGGCTTCGACCGTGGCCTGGGCACCGGTTTCGCAGGTGCCACATTCCGACGGCAGCATCGGCCATTTCCCGCACATCATCGAACGTGGCAAACCGGGCGTCATCGGCGTGCTGCGCAACGGCCAGCGCTTCGTCAACGAAGCCAACGGCTATTACGACTATGTCAGCGCCATGGTCGCCGCCGCCCCCGAAGGCGAAGAGGTCGCGTCCTGGCTGATCTGCACCCGCGCGTTCCAGCGGCGTTACGGGCTCGGCATGTCTCGGCCGTTTCCGGTTCCGGTGTCAGGTTTTATCCGCAGCGGCTATCTGAAAACCGGCAATACCCTTGAGGAATTGGCCACCGCATGCGGCATCGACCCGAAGGGTTTACGCGCCACTGTTGACGACTACAACCACCCTGCCCGGCACGGCGAAGACCCGCTGTTCGGTCGCGGCTCGACCCCGTACAACCGCAAACAGGGCGATCCGGCGCAACAACCCAATCCGTGCGTGGCGCCTATCGAACAAGGCCCGTTCTACGCGGTGAAGGTGCAGCCGGGCTGCTTCGGCACCTTCGCCGGGCTCAAGGTCAACCCTCACGCGCAAGTGCTCGACGCCGAAGACCGGCCCATCGCCGGGCTCTACGCCGCCGGAGGCGACATGGCCAGCATCATGGGCGGGCATTATCCGGCGGGCGGGATCAACCTCGGCCCGGCGCTGACTTTCGGTTACATTGCAGCCCGACACATGGCGGGCGTCACGGCTTTCGAACAGGAGATCGACCATGCAGCACATCGTTAA
- a CDS encoding alpha/beta fold hydrolase — protein MHKWLLAFLFIGGTAQAAGVDAISPGRLQLQAGEMAVGIGPAPAKIERVLIVIHGKLRNAETYRKSGEVAAELAGQTANTLVIAPQFLNESDVALYSLPASVLRWQGNDWMGGGLSTGPNPLSSYAALDEIVGRLSDRKQFPDVKQIVIFGHSGGAQVVQRYALLAQEQPALKTEGIRLRYVVANPSSYAYFNEQRPVAFDHAKCSGFNRWKYGLVDPPIYSGGQTPAQLEGRYVKREVIYLLGQQDTDPQHPALDKSCAAKAQGAYRLERGKLFFGYLLRRHPEGVNQRLIEVPGVGHNGDGMLTSPEGQKALFDQ, from the coding sequence ATGCATAAATGGCTGTTGGCTTTTCTGTTCATCGGCGGCACTGCCCAAGCGGCTGGCGTCGACGCAATCAGTCCCGGGCGCCTGCAATTGCAGGCCGGCGAAATGGCGGTGGGTATCGGCCCGGCGCCGGCAAAAATCGAGCGCGTGCTGATCGTCATTCATGGCAAGCTGCGCAACGCCGAGACCTATCGCAAAAGCGGTGAAGTCGCGGCGGAACTGGCCGGGCAAACCGCCAACACCCTGGTGATCGCCCCGCAGTTTCTCAACGAAAGCGATGTGGCGCTCTATTCGTTACCCGCCAGCGTGCTGCGCTGGCAAGGCAACGACTGGATGGGCGGCGGGTTATCCACAGGGCCGAACCCGCTGAGTTCCTACGCCGCACTGGACGAAATCGTCGGGCGCCTGAGCGATCGCAAGCAGTTTCCGGACGTGAAGCAGATCGTGATCTTCGGCCACTCCGGCGGCGCTCAGGTGGTGCAGCGTTATGCGCTGCTGGCCCAGGAACAACCGGCGCTCAAGACCGAAGGCATTCGCTTGCGTTACGTGGTCGCCAACCCGTCGTCGTACGCCTACTTCAATGAGCAACGCCCGGTGGCCTTCGATCATGCGAAGTGTTCGGGATTCAACCGCTGGAAGTACGGTCTGGTGGACCCACCGATTTACTCGGGTGGGCAAACGCCCGCGCAGCTTGAAGGCCGTTACGTCAAACGCGAGGTGATTTATCTGCTGGGCCAGCAGGACACCGACCCGCAACACCCGGCGCTGGACAAGAGCTGCGCCGCCAAAGCCCAGGGGGCTTATCGACTGGAACGCGGGAAGCTGTTTTTCGGTTATTTGCTGCGCCGTCACCCTGAAGGGGTGAATCAACGGCTGATCGAAGTGCCCGGCGTCGGGCATAACGGCGACGGCATGCTGACCTCGCCGGAAGGCCAGAAAGCACTGTTCGACCAATAA
- a CDS encoding aldo/keto reductase, which yields MQHIVNRQGLNLPKLGLGTWPMLGDECTRAVEQALELGYRHIDTAAAYNNEDAVGQALANTPTPREQIHVTTKVWWDQLQPDAMRHSLERSLKALRSEYVDLFMIHWPTTDWDLPHTLETLASFKEQGLARNIGVANFPLPLLRKVVEEYGIPLSAIQVEYHVLLGQNALLDYARQHDLALTAYTPLARNKVSEVPQIQQIAEKHGVLPTQVALKWLLDQDNVAAIPKASSKTNQLANLASLQVELDDDDRALIAALSKRERQVSPDFAPVWDAFDR from the coding sequence ATGCAGCACATCGTTAACAGACAAGGACTGAACCTGCCAAAACTCGGCCTCGGCACCTGGCCGATGCTCGGCGACGAATGCACCCGCGCCGTGGAGCAAGCGCTGGAACTCGGTTACCGCCACATCGACACGGCAGCGGCCTACAACAACGAAGACGCCGTCGGACAGGCCCTGGCGAATACGCCGACACCCCGCGAGCAGATTCACGTCACCACCAAGGTCTGGTGGGACCAGTTGCAACCGGACGCCATGCGTCACTCGCTGGAGCGCAGCCTCAAGGCGTTGCGCAGCGAGTACGTCGACCTGTTCATGATTCATTGGCCGACCACCGACTGGGATCTGCCGCACACTCTTGAAACCCTCGCGTCGTTCAAGGAACAGGGGCTGGCTCGCAACATCGGCGTAGCGAATTTTCCGCTGCCGCTGCTGCGCAAAGTCGTCGAGGAATACGGCATTCCTCTGTCAGCCATTCAGGTCGAGTACCACGTCCTGCTCGGACAAAACGCCCTGCTCGACTACGCCCGTCAACACGATCTGGCGCTGACGGCCTACACGCCTCTGGCGCGCAACAAGGTCTCGGAGGTTCCTCAGATTCAGCAGATCGCCGAAAAACACGGCGTGTTGCCAACTCAGGTCGCGCTGAAGTGGCTGCTGGATCAGGACAACGTCGCGGCGATTCCCAAGGCCAGCAGCAAGACCAATCAACTGGCCAACCTGGCCTCACTGCAGGTCGAACTGGACGATGACGACCGGGCGCTGATCGCCGCGTTGTCCAAGCGCGAACGTCAGGTCAGCCCGGACTTCGCGCCGGTCTGGGATGCCTTCGACCGCTGA